From the Cucurbita pepo subsp. pepo cultivar mu-cu-16 chromosome LG05, ASM280686v2, whole genome shotgun sequence genome, one window contains:
- the LOC111795101 gene encoding copper-transporting ATPase HMA4-like, whose product SDTKYVVGISQEDRVAEFLEAGGFAAEEFSEQGIAICRLRIRRMICTAKARSLQHAVRMVNGVKRVLIGPGIDEAKIFFDPNLTTEAEILAATDDSGFESELISAADEAYKVHIKLDQVGPADMTAIRTSLEQASGVNSVEMDGLGQMVSIHYDPDRTGPRSLLQCLKSYGASLYVPPKRRDVEQHQEACTYRNLFLFSCLFSVPVVAFAMVLPMLPPYGEWLNFRVYNMLTVGMVLKWIFCTPVQFFAGRRFYVGSYRALQQKSANMDVLVAVGTNAAYFYSVYIVFKASTSNSFRGKDFFEFSSMLISFIQLGKYLEVMAKGKSSDALAKLAHLAPHTACLMTFDDHGNLLSEMEIDTQLIQRNDIIKIVAGAKVPVDGIVISGESNVNESTITGEARSIAKTPGDKVIGGTVNENGCLFIKTTHVGSDTTLSRIVQLVESAQLSRAPAQKLADRISKFFVPVVVVAAFVTWLGWLICGEAGLYPKHFIPKGMDEFELALQFGISVLVIACPCALGLATPTAIMVASGKGASLGVLIKGASALQNAYKVKMVVFDKTGTLTVGRPEVVSVVLFSTFPMQELCDVAIAIESNSKHPLAKCVVDHAMKMRKKFGARTECRKRIQNFEVFPGGGVGGKIDRKPVLVGNRRLMRAHNIVVGPQVDRYVIENERLAQTCILVAINGRVAGGFGVIDAPKSGTKAVISYLRSIGISSIMVTGDNWATAFAVARGVGINEVFAEMDPIGKANKIKSLKTTGNIVAMVGDGVNDSHALAAADVGIAIGAGTNIAIEAADIVLMRSNLEDVVTAIDLSRQTVYRIWLNYIWALGYNIIGMPIAAGILYPFTGIRLPPWLAGACMAASSLSVVCSSLLLKCYRRPLNFQST is encoded by the exons TCCGATACCAAGTATGTCGTCGGAATATCACAGGAAGACAGAGTGGCAGAATTTCTAGAAGCCGGAGGTTTCGCGGCCGAAGAGTTCTCAGAACAAGGCATTGCAATATGTCGTCTAAGAATCAGAAGAATGATCTGCACGGCCAAAGCTCGATCTCTTCAACATGCCGTACGCATGGTCAACGGCGTCAAACGAGTACTCATCGGTCCCGGAATAGATGAAGCCAAAATCTTCTTCGATCCAAATTTGACCACCGAAGCCGAAATCCTCGCTGCCACCGATGATTCCGGCTTCGAATCCGAGCTCATCTCCGCCGCAGACGAGGCCTACAAAGTTCATATAAAACTCGATCAAGTTGGCCCTGCGGACATGACCGCCATAAGAACCTCTCTTGAGCAAGCTTCTGGAGTGAACTCTGTTGAAATGGATGGGCTAGGGCAGATGGTTTCCATCCACTATGACCCTGACCGGACTGGTCCGAGGTCCCTTTTGCAGTGCCTCAAGAGCTACGGAGCGAGTTTGTATGTGCCACCGAAGAGAAGAGATGTGGAGCAGCATCAAGAAGCTTGTACTTATAGGAACTTGTTCTTGTTCAGCTGCTTGTTTTCTGTTCCTGTGGTGGCTTTTGCAATGGTGCTTCCTATGCTTCCTCCTTATGGGGAGTGGTTGAATTTTAGGGTTTACAATATGCTTACTGTTGGAATGGTTCTTAAATGGATCTTCTGCACACCAGTCCAGTTCTTTGCTGGCCGGAG ATTTTATGTAGGATCATACCGTGCATTACAACAGAAATCAGCAAATATGGATGTTTTGGTTGCTGTAGGCACCAATGCAGCATACTTTTACTCAGTATACATAGTATTTAAAGCATCCACTTCCAACTCTTTTAGAGGGAAAGATTTCTTTGAGTTTAGCTCCATGTTGATCTCCTTCATTCAACTTGGAAAGTATTTGGAGGTCATGGCCAAAGGGAAATCATCAGATGCTTTAGCGAAGCTTGCTCATCTTGCTCCTCATACCGCTTGTTTGATGACCTTTGATGATCATGGAAATTTGCTATCAGAGATGGAGATTGATACCCAGTTGATACAGAGGAATGATATCATTAAGATTGTTGCTGGGGCAAAAGTTCCTGTTGATGGAATTGTTATTAGTGGTGAAAGCAATGTGAATGAGAGTACAATTACTGGAGAAGCAAGATCCATTGCGAAAACACCCGGTGATAAG GTTATTGGCGGGACTGTCAATGAAAATGGATGCTTATTTATTAAGACCACACATGTTGGATCTGATACTACACTTTCTCGAATTGTACAACTAGTGGAATCAGCTCAGCTATCACGAGCACCGGCTCAAAAATTAGCAGACCGGATATCAAAGTTTTTTGTTCCTGTT GTTGTTGTGGCAGCATTTGTGACATGGCTTGGTTGGTTAATTTGTGGGGAAGCTGGTTTGTACCCTAAACATTTTATTCCAAAGGGCATGGATGAGTTTGAACTTGCACTGCAATTTGGCATTTCAGTGCTGGTGATCGCGTGCCCATGTGCCCTTGGTTTAGCAACACCAACTGCTATCATGGTTGCATCAGGGAAGGGTGCTTCTCTTGGTGTCCTCATTAAGGGAGCAAGTGCACTTCAAAATGCATACAAG GTGAAAATGGTAGTTTTCGACAAGACTGGAACTCTAACGGTTGGCAGGCCAGAGGTTGTTAGTGTTGTGCTTTTTTCTACATTTCCAATGCAGGAGCTCTGCGATGTAGCAATAGCAATTGAG TCAAACAGCAAACACCCTTTAGCAAAATGTGTAGTGGATCATgcaatgaaaatgagaaaaaagttTGGGGCCCGAACCGAATGTCGCAAACGCATACAGAACTTTGAGGTGTTCCCGGGAGGAGGGGTTGGAGGAAAAATTGATAGAAAACCAGTTTTAGTAGGAAACCGAAGGCTCATGCGAGCTCACAACATTGTTGTTGGTCCTCAAGTTGATCGTTATGTTATAGAAAATGAGCGGCTGGCTCAAACATGTATATTAGTGGCTATAAATGGCAGGGTAGCTGGAGGTTTTGGTGTTATAGATGCGCCAAAGTCTGGGACTAAAGCTGTTATATCGTATCTTCGCTCAATCGGCATCTCAAGCATAATGGTCACTGGCGATAACTGGGCCACAGCATTTGCCGTTGCAAGAGGGGTTGGGATCAATGAGGTCTTTGCAGAGATGGATCCAATTGGAAAAGCTAACAAGATCAAATCCTTAAAG ACAACAGGGAATATTGTGGCAATGGTGGGAGATGGAGTAAACGACTCGCATGCCTTAGCTGCAGCTGATGTTGGCATTGCCATTGGTGCTGGAACAAATATTGCTATAGAAGCAGCTGATATAGTTCTCATGCGAAGCAATTTAGAAGATGTAGTTACAGCCATAGATCTCTCAAGACAAACTGTTTATCGTATATGGCTTAACTACATCTGGGCACTTGGCTATAATATTATAGGTATGCCTATTGCTGCCGGAATCTTATATCCCTTTACTGGAATCCGATTGCCGCCGTGGCTCGCCGGTGCCTGCATGGCTGCTTCCTCCCTTAGCGTCGTATGTTCTTCTCTCTTATTGAAATGCTATAGGAGACCCTTGAATTTTCAATCCACTTGA